Proteins encoded together in one Pseudomonas asiatica window:
- a CDS encoding DUF3077 domain-containing protein, which produces MGPARHSRIIRGLNNDNRRHPSRIEPGIPCRDAREQSSELMGNVRELTITGLMDEKPMMIWAAHYLSAMAKALMDDAELGMKQ; this is translated from the coding sequence ATAGGCCCGGCCAGGCACTCGAGAATTATCAGGGGGTTGAACAATGACAACAGAAGACACCCAAGCCGCATCGAGCCTGGCATCCCGTGCAGGGACGCCCGTGAGCAGTCGTCGGAGTTGATGGGTAATGTCCGCGAATTGACCATTACCGGGCTGATGGATGAGAAGCCGATGATGATCTGGGCTGCCCATTACCTGAGTGCGATGGCCAAGGCACTGATGGATGATGCTGAGTTGGGGATGAAGCAGTGA
- the putA gene encoding trifunctional transcriptional regulator/proline dehydrogenase/L-glutamate gamma-semialdehyde dehydrogenase — translation MATTTLGVKLDDPTRERLKAAAQSIDRTPHWLIKQAIFNYLEKLEGGATLTELNGHASNLADDAGEVQPDHSHQCFLEFAESILPQSVLRSAITAAYRRPEQEVVPMLLEQARLSAPLAEATNKMAAGIAEKLRNQKSAGGRAGIVQGLLQEFSLSSQEGVALMCLAEALLRIPDKGTRDALIRDKISTGNWQPHLGNSPSLFVNAATWGLLLTGKLVSTHNESGLTSSLTRIIGKSGEPMIRKGVDMAMRLMGEQFVTGETIAEALANASRFESKGFRYSYDMLGEAALTEHDAQKYLASYEQAIHSIGKASHGRGIYEGPGISIKLSALHPRYSRAQYERVMEELYPRLLSLTLLAKQYDIGLNIDAEEADRLELSLDLLERLCFEPSLAGWNGIGFVIQAYQKRCPYVIDYVIDLAKRSRHRLMIRLVKGAYWDSEIKRAQVEGLEGYPVYTRKVYTDVSYVACARKLLAVPEAIYPQFATHNAHTLSAIYHIAGQNYYPGQYEFQCLHGMGEPLYEQVVGKISEGKLNRPCRVYAPVGTHETLLAYLVRRLLENGANTSFVNRIADHSISIQELVADPVASIERMGTQEGSIGLPHPRIPLPRELYGSERANSAGIDMANEHRLASLSCAMLATAHNDWKATPLLACAASEGTAAPVLNPADHRDVVGHVQEATVADVDNAIQCALNAAPIWQATPPAERAAILERTADLMEAEIQPLMGLLIREAGKTFANAIAEVREAVDFLRYYAVQARNDFSNDAHRPLGPVVCISPWNFPLAIFTGQVAAALAAGNPVLAKPAEQTPLIAAQAVRLLLEAGIPEGVLQLLPGRGETVGAGLVGDERVKGVMFTGSTEVARLLQRNVAGRLDNQGRPIPLIAETGGQNAMIVDSSALTEQVVIDVVSSAFDSAGQRCSALRVLCLQEDSADRVIEMLKGAMAESRLGCPDRLAVDIGPVIDAEAKAGIEKHIQGMREKGRSVYQVAIADAAELKRGTFVMPTLIELESFDELKREIFGPVLHVVRYNRRNLDQLIEQINNSGYGLTLGVHTRIDETIAKVVETANAGNMYVNRNIVGAVVGVQPFGGEGLSGTGPKAGGPLYLYRLLSTRPADAIGRHFQQQDGEGKPDRALHEQLIKPLHGLKAWAESNQLTDLATLCSQFASQSQSGIARLLPGPTGERNSYTILPREHVLCLADNEADLLAQFAAVLAVGSSAVWADGEPGKALRARLPRELQAKVKLVADWNKDEVAFDAVIHHGDSDQLRGVCQQVAKRAGAIVGVHGLSSGDHQIALERLVIERAVSVNTAAAGGNASLMTIG, via the coding sequence ATGGCGACGACCACCCTTGGGGTCAAACTCGATGACCCGACCCGTGAGCGACTCAAGGCAGCTGCGCAGTCGATTGACCGCACCCCGCACTGGTTGATCAAGCAAGCGATCTTCAACTACCTGGAGAAGCTCGAGGGTGGTGCCACCCTGACCGAACTCAACGGCCATGCCAGCAACCTGGCCGACGATGCCGGAGAGGTCCAGCCCGACCACAGCCACCAGTGCTTCCTCGAGTTCGCCGAGAGCATCCTGCCGCAGTCGGTGCTGCGCTCGGCGATCACCGCCGCCTACCGCCGCCCCGAACAGGAAGTGGTACCGATGCTGCTGGAGCAGGCGCGCCTGAGCGCCCCGCTGGCCGAAGCGACCAACAAGATGGCCGCCGGCATCGCCGAAAAACTGCGTAACCAGAAGAGCGCTGGCGGTCGTGCCGGCATCGTTCAGGGCCTGCTGCAGGAATTCTCGCTGTCGTCCCAGGAAGGCGTGGCACTGATGTGCCTGGCCGAAGCCCTGCTGCGCATCCCCGACAAGGGCACCCGTGACGCGCTGATCCGCGACAAGATCAGCACCGGCAACTGGCAGCCGCACCTGGGCAACAGCCCGTCGCTGTTCGTCAACGCCGCCACCTGGGGCCTGCTGCTGACCGGCAAGCTGGTGTCTACCCACAACGAATCCGGCCTCACCTCCTCGCTCACCCGCATCATCGGCAAGAGCGGCGAGCCGATGATCCGCAAGGGCGTCGACATGGCCATGCGCCTGATGGGCGAGCAGTTCGTCACCGGCGAAACCATCGCCGAAGCCCTGGCCAATGCCAGCCGCTTCGAGTCCAAGGGCTTCCGCTATTCCTACGACATGCTCGGCGAAGCCGCACTGACCGAGCACGACGCACAGAAGTACCTGGCGTCCTACGAGCAGGCCATCCACTCGATCGGCAAGGCCTCCCATGGCCGTGGCATCTATGAAGGCCCGGGCATCTCGATCAAGCTGTCGGCGCTGCACCCGCGCTACAGCCGCGCCCAGTACGAGCGCGTGATGGAAGAGCTGTACCCGCGCCTGCTGTCGCTGACCCTGCTGGCCAAGCAATACGACATCGGCCTGAACATCGACGCCGAAGAAGCCGACCGCCTGGAGCTGTCGCTCGACCTGCTCGAGCGCCTGTGCTTCGAGCCTTCTCTGGCCGGCTGGAATGGTATCGGCTTCGTCATCCAGGCCTACCAGAAGCGCTGCCCGTATGTGATCGACTATGTCATCGACCTGGCCAAGCGCAGCCGCCACCGCCTGATGATCCGCCTGGTGAAAGGCGCCTACTGGGACAGCGAAATCAAGCGCGCCCAGGTCGAAGGCCTGGAAGGCTACCCGGTCTACACCCGCAAGGTGTACACCGACGTGTCCTACGTTGCCTGCGCCCGCAAGCTGCTGGCCGTGCCAGAAGCCATCTACCCGCAGTTCGCCACCCACAACGCCCACACCCTGTCGGCCATCTACCACATTGCCGGTCAGAACTACTACCCGGGCCAGTACGAGTTCCAGTGCCTGCACGGCATGGGCGAGCCACTGTACGAGCAGGTGGTCGGCAAGATTTCCGAAGGCAAGCTGAACCGTCCGTGCCGCGTCTATGCACCGGTCGGCACCCACGAAACGCTGCTGGCCTACCTGGTGCGTCGCCTGCTGGAAAACGGCGCCAACACCTCGTTCGTCAACCGCATCGCCGACCACTCGATCTCCATCCAGGAACTGGTCGCCGACCCGGTCGCCAGCATCGAGCGCATGGGCACCCAGGAAGGCAGCATCGGCCTGCCGCACCCACGCATCCCGCTGCCGCGTGAGCTGTATGGCAGCGAGCGGGCCAACTCGGCCGGCATCGACATGGCCAACGAACACCGCCTGGCATCGCTGTCCTGCGCCATGCTGGCCACCGCCCACAACGACTGGAAAGCCACGCCACTGCTGGCCTGCGCTGCCAGCGAAGGCACCGCCGCACCGGTCCTGAACCCGGCGGACCACCGCGACGTGGTCGGCCATGTTCAGGAAGCCACGGTCGCCGACGTCGACAACGCCATCCAGTGCGCACTGAATGCCGCTCCGATCTGGCAGGCCACCCCGCCTGCCGAGCGCGCCGCCATTCTGGAACGCACCGCCGACCTGATGGAGGCCGAAATCCAGCCGCTGATGGGCCTGCTCATCCGCGAAGCCGGCAAGACCTTCGCCAACGCCATCGCCGAAGTGCGTGAAGCCGTGGACTTCCTGCGCTACTACGCGGTGCAGGCACGCAACGACTTCAGCAACGACGCCCACCGCCCGCTGGGCCCAGTGGTGTGCATCAGCCCGTGGAACTTCCCGCTGGCGATCTTCACCGGCCAGGTAGCCGCAGCGCTCGCCGCCGGCAACCCCGTACTGGCCAAGCCGGCCGAGCAAACCCCGCTGATCGCTGCCCAGGCCGTGCGCCTCCTGCTGGAAGCCGGCATTCCTGAAGGCGTGCTGCAGCTGCTGCCTGGCCGCGGTGAAACCGTCGGTGCCGGCCTGGTGGGTGACGAGCGCGTCAAGGGCGTGATGTTCACCGGTTCCACTGAAGTGGCCCGCCTGCTGCAGCGCAACGTCGCCGGCCGCCTGGACAACCAGGGCCGCCCGATCCCGCTGATCGCCGAAACCGGCGGCCAGAACGCGATGATCGTCGACTCCTCGGCACTGACCGAACAGGTGGTGATCGATGTGGTGTCCTCGGCCTTCGACAGCGCCGGCCAGCGTTGCTCGGCACTGCGCGTGCTGTGCCTGCAGGAAGACTCCGCCGACCGCGTGATCGAAATGCTCAAGGGTGCCATGGCCGAAAGTCGCCTGGGCTGCCCGGACCGCCTGGCCGTGGACATTGGCCCGGTGATCGACGCCGAAGCCAAAGCCGGCATCGAGAAGCACATCCAGGGCATGCGCGAGAAAGGTCGCTCGGTCTACCAGGTGGCCATTGCCGATGCTGCCGAGCTCAAGCGCGGCACCTTCGTCATGCCTACCCTGATCGAGCTGGAGAGCTTCGACGAGCTCAAGCGTGAAATCTTCGGCCCGGTGCTGCACGTGGTGCGCTACAACCGTCGCAACCTGGACCAGTTGATCGAGCAGATCAACAACTCCGGCTACGGCCTGACCCTCGGCGTGCACACCCGCATCGACGAGACCATCGCCAAGGTGGTGGAAACCGCCAACGCCGGCAACATGTACGTCAACCGCAACATCGTCGGTGCAGTGGTGGGCGTGCAGCCGTTCGGTGGTGAAGGCCTGTCCGGCACCGGCCCGAAAGCCGGCGGCCCGCTGTACCTGTACCGCCTGCTGTCGACCCGCCCGGCCGACGCGATTGGCCGCCACTTCCAGCAACAGGACGGCGAAGGCAAGCCTGACCGCGCCCTGCACGAACAGCTGATCAAGCCGCTGCACGGCCTGAAGGCATGGGCCGAGAGCAACCAGCTGACCGACCTCGCCACGCTGTGCAGCCAGTTCGCCAGCCAGTCGCAGAGCGGCATCGCCCGCCTGTTGCCAGGCCCGACCGGCGAGCGCAACAGCTACACCATCCTGCCGCGTGAGCACGTGCTGTGCCTGGCCGACAACGAAGCCGACCTGCTGGCGCAGTTCGCCGCAGTGCTGGCCGTTGGCAGCTCGGCGGTATGGGCGGACGGCGAGCCGGGCAAAGCCCTGCGTGCCCGCCTGCCGCGAGAGCTGCAGGCCAAGGTCAAGCTGGTGGCGGACTGGAACAAGGATGAAGTGGCGTTCGACGCCGTGATCCACCATGGCGACTCGGACCAGCTGCGCGGCGTGTGCCAGCAGGTGGCCAAGCGTGCCGGGGCGATCGTGGGTGTGCACGGGCTGTCCAGCGGCGACCACCAGATTGCGCTGGAGCGCCTGGTGATCGAGCGGGCAGTGAGTGTGAACACTGCTGCTGCCGGTGGTAATGCCAGCCTGATGACCATTGGCTGA